One Citrobacter amalonaticus genomic window carries:
- the pepQ gene encoding Xaa-Pro dipeptidase translates to MESLAALYKNHIVTLQERTRDALERFKLDALLIHSGELVNVFLDDHPYPFKVNPQFKAWVPVTQVPNCWLLVDGVNKPKLWFYLPVDYWHNVEPLPTSFWTEDVEVIALPKADGIGSQLPAARGNIGYIGPVPERALQLEIAASNINPKGVIDYLHYYRAYKTDYELACMREAQKMAVNGHRAAEEAFRSGMSEFDINLAYLTATGHRDTDVPYSNIVALNEHASVLHYTKLDHQAPSEIRSFLLDAGAEYNGYAADLTRTWSAKSDNEYAQLVKDVNDEQLALIATMKAGVSYVDYHVQFHQRIAKLLRKHQLVTDMSEEAMVENDLTGPFMPHGIGHPLGLQVHDVAGFMQDDSGTHLAAPSKYPYLRCTRVLQPGMVLTIEPGFYFIESLLAPWREGQFSKHFNWQKIEALKPFGGIRIEDNVVIHENNVENMTRDLKLA, encoded by the coding sequence ATGGAATCACTGGCCGCACTCTATAAAAATCATATCGTTACCTTACAAGAACGGACGCGTGATGCGCTGGAACGCTTTAAGCTTGATGCGCTGCTTATTCACTCCGGCGAGCTGGTTAACGTTTTTCTCGACGATCATCCTTACCCGTTTAAGGTTAATCCGCAGTTTAAAGCCTGGGTACCGGTGACTCAGGTTCCCAACTGCTGGTTGCTGGTTGATGGGGTGAACAAACCCAAGCTGTGGTTTTACTTGCCGGTCGATTACTGGCACAACGTAGAACCGCTGCCGACCTCCTTCTGGACTGAAGACGTTGAGGTGATTGCCCTGCCGAAGGCGGATGGCATTGGTAGTCAACTGCCTGCCGCGCGCGGCAATATTGGTTATATCGGCCCGGTTCCGGAGCGTGCGTTGCAACTGGAGATCGCCGCCAGCAATATCAACCCGAAAGGGGTGATCGACTATCTGCACTATTACCGCGCCTACAAAACGGACTACGAACTGGCCTGCATGCGTGAAGCGCAGAAAATGGCAGTGAATGGGCACCGTGCGGCGGAAGAAGCTTTCCGTTCGGGGATGAGCGAGTTCGATATCAACCTGGCCTATCTGACTGCGACCGGTCACCGCGACACCGATGTGCCGTACAGCAATATCGTGGCGCTGAACGAGCATGCGTCGGTTCTGCATTATACGAAGCTGGATCATCAGGCACCGTCTGAAATCCGCAGCTTCCTGTTGGATGCTGGTGCGGAGTACAACGGTTATGCCGCAGACCTGACCCGTACCTGGTCGGCGAAAAGCGACAACGAGTATGCGCAGTTAGTGAAAGATGTGAATGACGAACAGCTGGCGCTGATTGCCACCATGAAAGCGGGTGTCAGCTATGTGGATTATCACGTTCAGTTCCATCAGCGTATTGCGAAACTGCTGCGTAAGCATCAGCTCGTCACCGACATGAGCGAAGAGGCGATGGTCGAAAACGATCTCACCGGACCGTTTATGCCGCACGGTATCGGCCATCCGCTGGGCCTGCAGGTGCATGATGTTGCTGGCTTTATGCAGGATGACAGCGGTACGCATCTTGCCGCGCCGTCCAAATATCCGTATCTGCGCTGCACCCGTGTGCTCCAGCCGGGCATGGTGCTGACCATTGAACCGGGCTTTTATTTCATCGAATCTCTGCTCGCGCCGTGGCGTGAAGGGCAGTTCAGCAAACACTTCAACTGGCAGAAAATTGAAGCGCTGAAACCGTTTGGTGGTATTCGTATTGAAGACAACGTGGTGATCCACGAGAACAACGTTGAAAACATGACGCGGGATCTGAAACTGGCGTAA
- the fadA gene encoding acetyl-CoA C-acyltransferase FadA — translation MEQVVIVDAIRTPMGRSKGGAFRNVRAEDLSAHLMRSLLARNPALEAAALDDIYWGCVQQTLEQGFNIARNAALLAEVPHSVPAVTVNRLCGSSMQALHDAARMIMTGDAQACLVGGVEHMGHVPMSHGVDFHPGLSRNVAKAAGMMGLTAEMLSRMHGISREMQDAFAARSHARAWAATQSGAFKNEIIPTGGHDADGVLKQFNYDEVIRPETTVEALSTLRPAFDPVSGTVTAGTSSALSDGAAAMLVMSASRARELGLKPRARVRSMAVVGCDPSIMGYGPVPASTLALKKAGLSTSDIGLFEMNEAFAAQILPCIKDLGLMEQIDEKINLNGGAIALGHPLGCSGARISTTLLNLMERKDVQFGLATMCIGLGQGIATVFERV, via the coding sequence ATGGAACAGGTTGTAATTGTTGATGCGATCCGTACCCCGATGGGCCGTTCGAAAGGGGGCGCGTTTCGCAACGTGCGTGCGGAAGATCTCTCCGCACATTTGATGCGCAGTCTGCTGGCGCGTAATCCGGCGCTTGAAGCGGCTGCGCTTGATGACATCTACTGGGGTTGCGTGCAGCAGACGCTGGAGCAGGGCTTTAACATCGCCCGTAACGCGGCGTTGTTAGCGGAAGTTCCCCACTCCGTTCCGGCGGTGACCGTCAACCGTCTGTGTGGCTCCTCCATGCAGGCATTGCATGACGCCGCGCGGATGATCATGACCGGTGATGCGCAGGCCTGTCTGGTGGGTGGCGTGGAACATATGGGCCATGTGCCGATGAGCCACGGCGTCGATTTCCACCCGGGTCTGAGCCGTAACGTCGCCAAAGCGGCGGGCATGATGGGACTGACGGCGGAGATGCTCTCCCGCATGCACGGCATCAGCCGTGAAATGCAGGATGCCTTTGCCGCGCGTTCACACGCCCGCGCCTGGGCCGCAACGCAGTCTGGCGCGTTTAAGAATGAAATTATCCCAACCGGCGGGCATGACGCCGATGGCGTGCTGAAGCAGTTTAACTACGACGAAGTGATCCGCCCGGAAACCACGGTTGAAGCGCTGTCTACCTTACGTCCGGCGTTTGACCCGGTCAGCGGCACGGTCACCGCAGGCACCTCTTCTGCACTCTCCGATGGCGCCGCCGCCATGCTGGTGATGAGCGCGAGTCGTGCCCGCGAGTTAGGCCTGAAACCACGCGCCCGGGTGCGTTCAATGGCGGTGGTGGGTTGTGACCCTTCCATCATGGGATACGGCCCGGTGCCTGCGTCAACGCTGGCGCTGAAAAAAGCGGGGCTTTCCACCAGCGATATCGGTTTGTTTGAGATGAACGAAGCGTTTGCTGCGCAGATCCTGCCATGCATTAAAGATCTGGGGTTGATGGAGCAGATCGACGAGAAGATCAACCTTAACGGTGGTGCGATCGCGCTCGGTCACCCGCTGGGTTGTTCTGGTGCGCGTATCAGCACCACGCTGCTGAACCTGATGGAACGCAAAGATGTCCAGTTCGGTCTGGCGACGATGTGTATTGGATTGGGTCAGGGTATCGCGACGGTATTTGAGCGGGTGTAA
- the tatB gene encoding Sec-independent protein translocase protein TatB codes for MFDIGFSELLLVFIIGLVVLGPQRLPVAVKTIAGWVRALRSLATTVQNELTQELKLQEFQDSLKKVEKASLENLTPELKASMDELRQAAESMKRSYSANEPEKASDEAHTIHNPVVKGNEEQHEGVTPATAEVQASAPEQAPEIVGETPPAVNVKDAEPKTAAPVAGSSPTSSDKP; via the coding sequence GTGTTTGATATCGGTTTTAGCGAACTGTTACTGGTGTTTATTATCGGCCTCGTCGTACTGGGGCCGCAGCGATTGCCGGTAGCCGTCAAAACGATAGCTGGCTGGGTACGCGCATTGCGATCCCTTGCGACCACCGTTCAGAATGAACTGACCCAGGAGCTTAAGCTCCAGGAGTTTCAGGACAGCCTGAAAAAGGTTGAGAAAGCGAGCCTGGAAAACCTGACTCCCGAGCTGAAAGCCTCGATGGATGAACTGCGCCAGGCGGCGGAGTCAATGAAGCGTTCCTATAGCGCGAACGAGCCCGAAAAAGCGAGCGACGAAGCGCACACCATCCATAACCCGGTGGTGAAAGGGAACGAAGAACAGCATGAAGGGGTCACGCCCGCCACTGCTGAAGTCCAGGCCAGCGCACCGGAACAGGCTCCTGAGATTGTCGGGGAGACGCCTCCTGCCGTCAACGTGAAGGACGCTGAACCGAAAACCGCTGCCCCTGTTGCTGGCTCTTCCCCTACGTCGAGTGATAAACCGTAA
- the fre gene encoding NAD(P)H-flavin reductase, translating into MTTLSCKVTSVEAITDTVYRVRLVPDAAFSFRAGQYLMVVMDERDKRPFSMASTPDEQGFIELHIGASEINLYAKAVMDRILKDHEITIDIPHGDAWLRDDEERPLILIAGGTGFSYARSILLTALAHNPNREVTIYWGGREEKHLYDLSELEALSVNHPNLRVEAVVEQPEAGWRGRTGTVLTAVLQDHGTLADHDIYIAGRFEMAKIARDLFCNERSAREDRLFGDAFAFI; encoded by the coding sequence ATGACAACCTTAAGCTGTAAAGTGACCTCGGTAGAAGCTATCACTGATACCGTATACCGTGTTCGTTTAGTACCCGACGCGGCATTTTCCTTTCGTGCCGGTCAATATTTGATGGTCGTGATGGATGAGCGGGACAAACGCCCGTTCTCGATGGCCTCTACGCCGGATGAGCAAGGTTTTATTGAGCTCCACATTGGCGCGTCAGAAATTAATCTCTATGCCAAAGCGGTGATGGATCGCATCCTGAAAGACCATGAGATAACGATAGATATTCCGCACGGCGACGCATGGCTGCGTGACGATGAAGAGCGTCCGCTGATCCTGATTGCTGGCGGTACGGGTTTTTCTTACGCCCGTTCCATTCTGCTGACAGCGCTGGCGCATAATCCCAATCGTGAGGTCACGATTTACTGGGGGGGGCGCGAAGAGAAGCATCTCTACGATCTCTCTGAACTTGAAGCGCTCTCTGTCAACCATCCCAATCTGCGCGTCGAAGCCGTGGTGGAACAACCGGAAGCTGGCTGGCGTGGACGTACAGGAACGGTCTTAACGGCGGTGTTGCAGGATCACGGAACGCTGGCCGATCATGACATCTACATTGCCGGACGTTTTGAGATGGCGAAAATTGCGCGTGACCTGTTCTGTAATGAGCGCAGCGCACGTGAAGATCGCCTGTTTGGCGACGCGTTCGCATTTATCTAA
- the tatA gene encoding Sec-independent protein translocase subunit TatA: MGGISIWQLVIIAVIVVLLFGTKKLGSIGSDLGASIKGFKKAMSDDDAKQDKASQDADFTAKSITDKPADADKETAKKEDAKSHDKEQV, encoded by the coding sequence ATGGGTGGTATCAGTATTTGGCAGTTGGTGATCATTGCCGTCATCGTTGTACTGTTGTTTGGCACCAAGAAGCTCGGCTCCATCGGTTCCGATCTTGGCGCATCCATCAAAGGCTTCAAAAAAGCCATGAGTGATGATGATGCTAAACAGGATAAAGCCAGTCAGGACGCTGACTTTACCGCGAAGTCTATTACTGACAAACCGGCAGACGCTGATAAAGAAACTGCGAAAAAAGAAGACGCGAAAAGCCACGATAAAGAGCAGGTGTAA
- the fadB gene encoding fatty acid oxidation complex subunit alpha FadB, producing MLYKGDNLYLDWLEDGIAELVFDAPGSVNKLDTATVASLGQALDVLEKQTDLKGLLLRSNKAAFIVGADITEFLSLFLVPEEQLSQWLHFANSVFNRLEDLPVPTLSAVNGYALGGGCECVLATDYRLATPDLRIGLPETKLGIMPGFGGSVRMPRMLGADSALEIIAAGKDVGAEQALKIGLVDGVVKAEKLIEGAKAVLRQAINGDLDWKAKRQPKLEPLKLSKIEAAMSFTIAKGMVAQTAGKHYPAPMTAVKTIEAAARFGREEALNLENKSFVPLAHTNEARALVGIFLNDQYVKGKAKKLTKDVETPKQAAVLGAGIMGGGIAYQSAWKGVPVVMKDINDKSLTLGMTEAAKLLNKQLERGKIDGLKMAGVISTIHPTLDYAGFDRVDVVVEAVVENPKVKKAVLAETEDKVRPDTVLASNTSTIPISELASVLKRPENFCGMHFFNPVHRMPLVEIIRGEKSADETIAKVVAWASKMGKTPIVVNDCPGFFVNRVLFPYFAGFSQLLRDGADFRKVDKVMEKQFGWPMGPAYLLDVVGIDTAHHAQAVMSAGFPQRMQKDYRDAIDALFDASRFGQKNGLGFWRYKEDNKGKPKKEEDATVDDLLADVSNAKRDFSEDEIIARMMIPMVNEVVRCLEEGIIASPAEADMALVYGLGFPPFHGGAFRWLDTLGSAKYLDMAQQYQHLGPLYDVPEGLRNKARHNEPYYPPVEPARPVGDLKTA from the coding sequence ATGCTTTACAAAGGCGACAACCTGTACCTCGACTGGCTGGAAGATGGCATCGCCGAACTGGTGTTCGATGCCCCAGGCTCAGTGAACAAACTCGACACAGCAACCGTCGCCAGCCTCGGCCAGGCGCTGGACGTACTGGAAAAACAAACAGATTTAAAAGGGCTGCTGCTGCGTTCGAATAAAGCGGCCTTTATCGTCGGTGCGGATATCACCGAATTCTTGTCGCTGTTTCTCGTTCCCGAAGAACAGCTCAGCCAGTGGTTGCATTTCGCCAACAGCGTCTTTAACCGTCTGGAAGATCTGCCGGTTCCGACCCTCTCTGCGGTTAACGGTTATGCGCTGGGCGGCGGCTGCGAATGTGTACTGGCGACCGATTACCGCCTGGCGACGCCGGATCTGCGTATCGGTCTGCCAGAAACCAAACTGGGCATCATGCCTGGCTTTGGCGGTTCCGTACGTATGCCGCGCATGTTAGGTGCGGACAGCGCGCTGGAGATCATTGCAGCCGGTAAAGACGTTGGTGCGGAACAGGCGCTGAAAATCGGTCTGGTCGATGGCGTCGTAAAAGCAGAAAAACTGATTGAGGGCGCAAAAGCCGTTTTACGTCAGGCCATCAACGGCGATCTGGACTGGAAAGCGAAGCGTCAACCGAAGCTGGAACCGCTGAAGCTCAGCAAAATTGAAGCCGCCATGAGCTTTACCATTGCCAAAGGCATGGTCGCGCAAACGGCAGGCAAACATTATCCGGCCCCGATGACCGCGGTGAAAACCATTGAAGCCGCCGCGCGATTTGGCCGTGAAGAAGCGCTTAATCTGGAAAACAAAAGCTTTGTCCCGCTGGCGCACACCAATGAAGCCCGCGCGCTGGTCGGTATCTTCCTTAACGATCAATATGTGAAAGGCAAAGCGAAGAAGCTGACCAAAGACGTTGAGACGCCAAAGCAGGCTGCTGTGCTGGGCGCAGGTATTATGGGCGGCGGTATCGCGTATCAGTCGGCGTGGAAAGGCGTGCCGGTTGTCATGAAAGATATCAACGATAAATCCCTGACCCTCGGAATGACCGAAGCGGCAAAGTTGCTGAACAAACAGCTTGAGCGAGGCAAAATTGACGGTCTGAAGATGGCGGGCGTGATTTCGACCATTCACCCTACGCTGGACTATGCCGGTTTTGATCGCGTCGACGTCGTGGTCGAAGCGGTGGTTGAAAACCCGAAAGTGAAAAAGGCCGTGCTGGCGGAAACCGAAGATAAAGTTCGACCGGATACCGTGCTGGCATCGAACACCTCCACCATTCCCATTAGCGAACTGGCAAGCGTGCTGAAACGCCCGGAAAATTTCTGCGGTATGCACTTCTTTAACCCGGTTCACCGGATGCCGCTGGTTGAGATCATTCGTGGCGAGAAAAGCGCCGATGAAACCATCGCGAAAGTGGTCGCCTGGGCCAGCAAAATGGGCAAAACGCCGATTGTGGTGAACGACTGCCCTGGCTTCTTTGTTAACCGCGTGCTGTTCCCATACTTCGCTGGATTCAGCCAGTTACTGCGCGACGGTGCGGACTTCCGCAAAGTCGACAAGGTCATGGAAAAACAGTTCGGCTGGCCGATGGGCCCGGCGTACCTGCTTGACGTCGTGGGCATTGATACCGCACATCACGCGCAGGCTGTGATGTCCGCAGGCTTCCCGCAGCGGATGCAAAAAGATTATCGCGACGCGATTGATGCGCTGTTTGACGCCAGCCGTTTTGGTCAGAAGAACGGTCTGGGCTTCTGGCGCTATAAAGAAGACAACAAAGGTAAGCCGAAGAAAGAAGAGGATGCCACCGTTGACGACCTGCTGGCTGACGTCAGTAACGCGAAGCGTGATTTCAGCGAAGACGAGATTATCGCCCGTATGATGATCCCGATGGTCAACGAAGTGGTGCGTTGTCTCGAAGAAGGCATTATCGCCAGTCCGGCAGAGGCCGATATGGCGCTGGTTTACGGTCTGGGCTTCCCTCCGTTCCACGGCGGCGCGTTCCGTTGGCTGGATACGCTCGGCAGCGCGAAGTATCTCGATATGGCGCAACAGTATCAGCACCTCGGTCCGTTATATGACGTTCCGGAAGGTCTGCGTAATAAAGCGCGTCATAACGAACCGTATTATCCCCCGGTTGAGCCTGCCCGTCCGGTCGGCGACCTGAAAACGGCTTAA
- the tatD gene encoding 3'-5' ssDNA/RNA exonuclease TatD: protein MFDIGVNLTSSQFLKDRDEVVARATAAGVNGLLLTGTNLHESQQAQRLAQIYPHCWSTAGVHPHDSSQWQPATEEAIVALASRPEVVAIGECGLDFNRNFSTPQEQERAFDAQLRIAAELQMPVFMHCRDAHARFLTLLDPWLDKLPGAVLHCFTGTREEMLACVDRGMYIGITGWVCDERRGLELRELLPFIPAEQLLIETDAPYLLPRDLSPKPASRRNEPAHLPHILERIAHWRGDDLQWLSATTDANVRKLFGITF, encoded by the coding sequence ATGTTTGATATCGGCGTTAATTTAACCAGCTCGCAGTTTTTAAAAGACCGTGATGAGGTTGTGGCGCGCGCGACCGCCGCTGGTGTGAATGGCCTGCTTCTGACCGGAACCAATCTGCATGAAAGCCAGCAGGCGCAGCGATTGGCGCAGATCTATCCTCACTGCTGGTCGACGGCCGGTGTTCATCCACACGACAGCAGCCAGTGGCAGCCTGCAACTGAGGAGGCGATTGTGGCGCTGGCGTCCAGGCCTGAGGTCGTGGCGATTGGCGAATGTGGCCTTGATTTCAATCGCAATTTTTCCACCCCGCAGGAACAAGAGCGGGCGTTTGACGCACAGTTGCGTATCGCTGCTGAGTTACAGATGCCGGTCTTTATGCATTGTCGTGATGCGCATGCACGATTTCTGACGCTGTTGGATCCGTGGCTGGACAAACTCCCGGGTGCGGTGCTGCACTGCTTTACCGGCACGCGCGAAGAGATGCTGGCGTGTGTCGACAGGGGCATGTACATCGGTATTACGGGCTGGGTATGTGATGAACGTCGTGGGCTTGAGCTGCGCGAATTGCTACCGTTTATTCCGGCCGAACAGTTGCTGATTGAAACCGATGCGCCGTATCTGTTGCCGCGCGATCTCTCGCCGAAACCCGCATCGCGACGTAACGAACCGGCGCATCTGCCACATATTCTTGAGCGTATCGCTCACTGGCGAGGAGACGATCTGCAATGGCTTTCCGCTACAACGGATGCGAACGTCAGGAAGCTGTTTGGAATTACGTTCTGA
- the ubiD gene encoding 4-hydroxy-3-polyprenylbenzoate decarboxylase produces MDAMKYHDLRDFLTLLEQQGELKRITLEVDPYLEITEIADRTLRAGGPALLFENPKGYSMPVLCNLFGTPKRVAMGMGQDDVSALREVGKLLAFLKEPEPPKGFRDLFDKLPQFKQVLNMPTKRLRGAPCQQKIISGDDVDLHRIPIMTCWPEDAAPLITWGLTVTRGPHKERQNLGIYRQQLIGKNKLIMRWLSHRGGALDYQEWCAAHPGEPFPVSVALGADPATILGAVTPVPDTLSEYAFAGLLRGTKTEVVKCLSNDLEVPASAEIVLEGYIDPGEMAPEGPYGDHTGYYNEVDSFPVFTVTHITQREDAIYHSTYTGRPPDEPAVLGVALNEVFVPILQKQFPEIVDFYLPPEGCSYRLAVVTIKKQYAGHAKRVMMGVWSFLRQFMYTKFVIVCDDDVNARDWNDVIWAITTRMDPARDTVLVENTPIDYLDFASPVSGLGSKMGLDATNKWPGETQREWGRPIKKDPDVTARIDAIWDELAIINDGKGA; encoded by the coding sequence ATGGACGCCATGAAATATCACGATTTACGCGACTTCCTGACGCTGCTTGAACAACAGGGCGAACTCAAACGCATTACGCTTGAAGTGGATCCATACCTGGAAATCACAGAAATTGCCGACCGCACGCTGCGTGCCGGTGGCCCTGCGCTGCTGTTTGAAAACCCCAAAGGCTATTCAATGCCGGTGTTGTGTAACCTGTTCGGTACGCCAAAACGTGTCGCGATGGGGATGGGGCAGGATGATGTCTCTGCGCTGCGGGAAGTGGGTAAATTACTGGCCTTTTTGAAAGAGCCGGAGCCGCCGAAGGGCTTTCGCGATCTGTTTGATAAACTGCCGCAGTTCAAACAGGTGCTGAATATGCCGACGAAGCGACTGCGCGGTGCGCCTTGTCAGCAAAAAATCATCTCTGGCGATGACGTCGATTTACACCGAATTCCCATTATGACCTGCTGGCCAGAAGACGCTGCGCCGCTCATTACCTGGGGGCTGACCGTAACGCGTGGCCCGCATAAAGAGCGGCAGAATCTGGGCATTTATCGCCAGCAGTTGATTGGCAAAAATAAACTGATCATGCGCTGGCTGTCCCATCGCGGCGGCGCGCTTGATTATCAGGAGTGGTGTGCGGCGCATCCGGGTGAACCTTTCCCGGTTTCCGTTGCGCTGGGGGCTGATCCTGCCACCATTCTTGGCGCAGTGACGCCGGTACCGGACACACTCTCAGAGTACGCCTTTGCCGGTCTGCTGCGCGGCACGAAAACCGAAGTGGTTAAATGCCTGTCTAACGATCTTGAAGTGCCTGCCAGTGCGGAAATTGTGTTGGAAGGGTATATCGATCCGGGTGAAATGGCGCCGGAAGGCCCGTATGGCGACCATACGGGGTATTACAATGAAGTGGATAGCTTTCCGGTCTTTACCGTCACGCATATTACCCAGCGTGAGGATGCGATTTATCATTCGACCTACACCGGTCGTCCGCCGGATGAGCCTGCCGTACTTGGCGTTGCGCTGAATGAAGTGTTTGTGCCGATTCTGCAAAAACAGTTCCCCGAAATCGTCGATTTTTACCTGCCGCCGGAAGGGTGCTCTTATCGCCTTGCCGTCGTCACGATTAAAAAACAGTACGCGGGGCATGCGAAACGCGTCATGATGGGTGTCTGGTCATTTTTACGCCAGTTTATGTACACCAAATTTGTTATCGTTTGTGATGATGATGTCAATGCACGCGACTGGAACGATGTGATTTGGGCGATTACCACCCGTATGGACCCGGCCAGGGACACGGTGCTGGTAGAGAATACGCCAATTGATTATCTGGATTTTGCCTCGCCGGTCTCCGGTCTGGGTTCAAAAATGGGGCTGGATGCCACAAACAAATGGCCAGGTGAAACCCAACGCGAGTGGGGACGTCCAATTAAAAAAGATCCCGACGTGACCGCCCGCATCGATGCGATTTGGGATGAGCTGGCCATCATTAATGACGGTAAAGGCGCCTGA
- the rfaH gene encoding transcription/translation regulatory transformer protein RfaH, which translates to MQSWYLLYCKRGQLQRAQEHLERQAVSCLTPMITLEKMVRGKRTAVSEPLFPNYLFVEFDPEVIHTTTINATRGVSHFVRFGASPAIVPSTVIHQLSVYKPEGIVDPETPYPGDRVVITEGAFEGLQAIFTEPDGEARSMLLLNLLNKEVKQSVKNTGFRKL; encoded by the coding sequence ATGCAATCCTGGTATTTACTGTACTGCAAACGCGGGCAACTTCAGCGTGCTCAGGAACACCTCGAAAGACAGGCAGTGAGCTGCCTGACACCGATGATCACCCTGGAAAAAATGGTGCGTGGAAAACGTACTGCAGTCAGCGAACCCCTGTTCCCTAACTATTTGTTCGTGGAATTTGACCCGGAAGTGATTCATACCACGACGATCAATGCCACGCGCGGCGTCAGCCATTTTGTCCGCTTTGGCGCATCACCGGCAATTGTCCCTTCCACGGTAATTCACCAGCTCTCCGTCTATAAACCAGAAGGCATTGTCGACCCTGAAACGCCTTACCCTGGCGACCGTGTGGTCATCACGGAAGGCGCTTTTGAAGGCCTGCAAGCGATCTTCACTGAACCGGACGGTGAAGCGCGTTCCATGCTGCTGCTCAACCTGTTGAATAAAGAGGTGAAGCAGAGCGTGAAAAATACCGGTTTCCGTAAGCTTTAA
- the tatC gene encoding Sec-independent protein translocase subunit TatC, translated as MAVEDTQPLITHLIELRKRLLNCIIAVIVIFLALVYFANDIYHLVSSPLIKQLPQGATMIATDVASPFFTPIKLTFMVSLILSAPVILYQVWAFIAPALYKHERRMVVPLLISSSLLFYIGMAFAYFVVFPLAFGFLANTAPEGVQVSTDIASYLSFVMALFMAFGVSFEVPVAIVLLCWMGVTTPDDLRKKRPYVLVGAFVVGMLLTPPDVFSQTLLAIPMYCLFEVGVFFSRFYVGKRQTRDEDNEAESEADAEKAEKTEE; from the coding sequence ATGGCTGTAGAAGATACTCAACCGCTTATCACGCACCTGATTGAGCTGCGTAAACGTCTGCTTAACTGCATTATTGCGGTTATCGTGATTTTTCTGGCATTGGTCTATTTTGCCAATGACATCTATCACCTGGTTTCCTCGCCGCTTATCAAACAGTTGCCGCAGGGTGCGACCATGATCGCGACGGATGTCGCATCACCGTTCTTCACCCCGATCAAATTAACCTTCATGGTGTCGCTGATCCTGTCAGCGCCGGTGATCCTTTATCAGGTCTGGGCGTTTATCGCGCCAGCGCTGTATAAGCATGAACGCCGCATGGTGGTGCCGTTACTGATCTCCAGCTCGTTACTGTTCTATATCGGCATGGCGTTTGCCTACTTTGTCGTGTTCCCGCTGGCGTTTGGCTTCCTTGCCAATACCGCGCCGGAAGGCGTACAGGTCTCGACGGATATTGCCAGCTATCTGAGCTTTGTCATGGCGCTGTTTATGGCGTTCGGGGTCTCGTTTGAGGTTCCCGTAGCCATTGTGTTGCTCTGCTGGATGGGGGTGACTACACCGGATGATTTGCGTAAAAAACGGCCTTACGTGCTGGTCGGCGCGTTTGTGGTGGGGATGTTGCTAACGCCGCCGGATGTTTTTTCGCAGACGTTACTGGCGATTCCGATGTACTGCCTGTTTGAAGTCGGCGTTTTCTTCTCACGTTTCTATGTCGGTAAACGACAGACGCGGGATGAAGATAACGAGGCGGAATCAGAAGCCGACGCTGAGAAAGCCGAGAAGACAGAAGAGTAA